GCAGAGCGTCAACCAGGCATTGCGCGGATTCGAACGCCGCGGTTGGATTTACCTGCGCGGTCGCTTGGTCGTGCTTCGGGACCCGGTCGCGCTCGCCAATTTTGCCGGCGAAGAGGTGTCGGCAACTTGACAGGGCGGGCGTCATCGGCGCGACGGACAACGGGGGGTGTGACCGGCACGCTGTGAAGCGTCCGGTCATCGGAACCGGGAGGCAGAGGAGTCGACATGACTGAGGACATCAACACCAGCGAGGACGAGACCAGCGGCCATCGGTTCCTCGCTCCGAGCGCCACCGACAACGACGACGTCGCCGGTCACCACCGGGAGCCCCCGGGTGCCACCGAGGACGACGATGTTGCGGGTCACCACCGGGAGCCCCCGGGCGCGACCGAGGACGACGACGTCGCGGGTCACCACCGGGAGCCTCCGGGCGCGACCGACGGCGACGACGACGTTGCGGGACACGTGCGGTTCCAGCCGTAGCGCAACCGCGGGCCGGCGCGCCTTCACACCGACCGGCCCGCACGAGATGGGCGGACCATGGGCTTGGCCCTGGTCCGCCCACCTGTGTCGCCACCGCACGGCCGTTAGGTTGTGGCGATGCGCTTCGGCGTCTCGCTGCCGATCTTCGACCGGCTCGCCGACCCGGTCGTCCTCGCCGAGCTTGCCGCTGTCGCTGAGCAGGCCGGCTGGGACGGAGTGTTCGTCTGGGACCACCTGCAGTACCGGCCTCCGATCACCTCGGCCACCGATCCCTGGATCGCTCTAGCGGCGATGGCGGCCCGCACCGAGCGGGTATTGCTCGGGCCGATGGTCACACCGCTCGCCCGTCGAAGACCGCAGGTCGTGGCCCGCCAGCTGGTCGCGCTCGACCAGCTCGCCCGCGGCCGCGTGATCTTCGGGGCCGGTCTCGGCCTCGACGCCAGCGGTGAGGAGTTCAGCCGGTTCGGCGAACCCACCAATGTCCGGCTCCGCGCAGAGATGTTCGATGAGGCCCTGACCGTCCTCGGCGCCCTTCTCACCGGCGAGCCGGTGAACCATGAGGGCCGGCACTATGCCGCGAGCAATGTGCAGTTCCGTCCGCCGCCGTACCGCGACCGCATTCCGATCTGGATCGCCGCCCGGTGGCCGAACCGCGCACCGATGCGACGGGCGGCCCGGTTCGACGGAGTCAACGTGATCGACCTCGGCGTCGAGCACCTGCCGGCCGTCCTTGCAACCATCGGCGCCGAGCGGCCGGAGGGTACGGCGGGGTTCGACGTGGTCGTCGGAGCCGGACCCGGCGCCGATCCCCGCCCGTGGGCGGACGCGGGCGCGACCTGGCTGCTAACCGGGTTCGATGCGTTCACGGTGACCGTCGCCGGTGTCGAGGCGGTGCTAAGGAATGGCCCACGACGGTGAGAGTGCGCAGGCTCCGGACGCGACGCGGAAGCTGTCGATCACCGTGGCCGGCTGACCTGCCGGTTGCGGTGGCCGGCCCGGGCCGGGTAGCCGCCGAGCCCAACCCGGCCCAGGCCGGCGCTACGGCTGGGTCGTGGTATTGGTCGTGGTGTTGGCGCTGTAGGCGGGGTCCGACGGAATCGTCTCCGTCGTCGCCGTCGGCTTGCGCCAGCTCGACGACGCTCGCCGCCCGGTCGTGGTGGCGCCGGTGGTTGCCGGCTGCGGCTCCGTGGTGCCCTCCGGGTACGCCGGCAGCTGGACCACCTCGACGTCCGGGTCGGCGACGGGCGCGGCTGTCACGACTCCGGAGACACTCGCTCGCCCGCTCGCAGCCGCGGCCAGGAAGATGATCACCAGGCCCAGACCAGTGAACATTCCGATCCGCTCGAGCACGGCGTGATCGGTCGACCCGATCGGCGTACCGATGTTCCCGGCGCTCCACAACGGCGCGATCACCGTGCCGAGCACGAACCAGGCGCCCGCGGCAGCGGCCAGCCAGCTGCCGAGCATCGCCATGCCGCGGTGCGCGGTGCCCAGAAGCATCAACCCGCCGAGGAAGGTAGCGCCGCCCGGGAGTACCTCGAGCCAACCGCGAGCGGCGGTCCACGTCCAGGTGTTGTCCGGAGTGAAGCCATAGCCGAACGAGTGGCCGAAGAAGGGGATCAAAGCGCCCCAGGCGCCCAGCAGGATCAGCAGGAACCCGATGAAGCCGCCTCGGCTGCGTGGCATCGCGAGCCGACTGGGAGTGGTGGCAGCATGCGTTACTCGCGTGGACATCCGTCTGCTCCTCACGCCGGCCGATCCGATGGCCGACACTTGTTTTGTTCCCCGTGGAGCGCGGGTTATGCCCGGAACGCGCGTCGACCGCGACCGCGGTGCCGAATCGAGGGGAGATCCGGACGCCGCCGTCGCGGTCGACGATGTCGGTGGTCAGTCGGCGGGTGCCGGCTGCTCCGGTAGGTCGATCGTGTGTTTCGGGCCGGTGAACCAGTTCTTCACCGACAGGTGCCACCACGCCCACAGGATCAACAGCGCACCCGGCACCACAAGGATCGTGTAGTTCACGTACTTCATGGCGAAGCCGGTTTCGCCTGGTACGCCGCCAAGTGATGTGGGTAGCAGCGCGATGATCGACGTGAGTGTGATCTCGACGAGCGCCACGATGCACATCCACTTGTACTTCGAGCCGAGCGTCCAGTCGCCGCCCTGGAAGCTGTCGCCTGCCTTCCAGCGGTAGTAGATCGGAATGGCAAACGCGACATAGAGCCCGATGACGCCGATCGAGACGACTGCGAAGAACGCGACCGGGACAGGCGCGCCCCCGATGTCGACCTTGGCAAGGGCAGGAAGGGTCAGGATGACGCTGATGACCGCGGAAGCGAGCACGGCGTAAACCGGGACCTTGTTGGCGTTGAGCGTTCGCCAGTACCTGCCACCCGGCACGGCGCCGTCCCGACTGAACGCGAACATCATCCGGGTGGTGCTGGTCATGCACGCAACCGTGCAGAAGAACTGCCCGGCGGTGGAGATGAGCAGCACGGTGCCGTGCCAGTTCGTGCCGAGCGCCTCCGTGAAGATCTCGTTGACCGCGCCACCCGCTGCGGTGACCTTGCTGACGTCCTGAACCGCGAACAGGAAGGACAGCAGCAGGATCCAGCCGCCGATCGCCGAGTAGAAGATCGAGCGCCAGAGGCCTTTCGCAGCGCTGTTGGCCGCGCTCTTGGTTTCCTCGGACAGGTGGGCGGATGCGTCGTAGCCGGTGATCGTGTACTGGGTGAGAATCGCGGCCAGCGGGAGGACGTAGAAGATGAATCCGGCTCCGCCGACCCGCCCGCTGAAGAATCCGGTGTTATTCACCCTGGTGGTTGCCACCGTGTGCAGGCTCGCGTGATGGCCCGGCACAAAGATCAGGATCGCGACGACGGTGAGTGCGCCGAACACGTGCCACCAGACAGAGACATTGTTCAGGATGGCGAGTAGGTGGCTGGAGAAGATGTTGATGAGCGAGGCAAGGATGAGGACCACCATGAACTCGACGAACACGCGGTTCAGCGAGTAGTGGCTCGCCCACGAACTGCTGAACGTCGACATCGTGAGGTCGAAGAAGGTCGCGCAGCCGTAGGCAACGGACGCGACGATCGCGAGCAGCCCGATCAGGTTCAGCCAGCCGGTGTAGTAGCCGGCCTTCGCGCCGCCGAGCTTCGAGGCCCACCAGTAGATGCCACCCGAGGTCGGGAAGGCGGACACCAGCTCGGACATGCAGAAGCCGATGATCAGGATGAAGCCGCCGATGATCGGCCAGCTCCAGAAGATCGCGGCCGGGCCGCCGTTGTTCCAGCCCACGCCGAAGGTGGTGAAGCAACCCGCCAGGATCGAGATGATCGAGAACGAGATCGCGAAGTTCGAGAAGCCTGACCAGGTGCGGCTCAGCTCCTGTTTGTAGCCGAGCTCAGCGAGCCGTCGTTCGTCCTCGCTGAGCTGTGCGATATCCGTCACGGACGCTCTTCCCCTCTAGCTCACGGTTCTTGGACATCAGTTATCAGGTCTTGCAGGTCAGGATCTTTGAAGAACATGAGCGCGCGCTCGTACTTGTCCATCCCCCACGCCCAGAAGTCGAAGTCGAGATCGCTGGTCGCGGCCTGGATCGATGCCCAGAGCGTCCAGCCGTAGTTCGACATCAGGCCGAGCAGCTGGGCCCGCGCGATCTTTCCCGGTGTCGCCGTCCCGTAGTAGGCGGCGATCAGCTCGACCAGTCGATCGGTCGAAAGGTGTGACTCGCTGCACAGGTTGCCGAGCTCGAAGCACGGGTCGCCGTTGCCGGAGTACTCGTAGTCGATGAACCACAGCCGCTTGCCCTTGGACATGAGGTTGGCCGCGAGCAGGTCGTTGTGGCACGGCACGGTCGGCTCGGCGCGCACACTGAGGGCGGTTCGGATCACCGACACGATCGGCATGAACTCGAGGTAGTCATCAGGCAGCCGGTAGCCGCGGCTGCGGACCACGTCGAGATAGCGACGCTGAACCTCGAACATGTCGAAGTCGGTGGCGAACCGCGGGCCGGCGTGCAGTCGCCGGCAGGTCTCGGCGACCCGGACGAGCGTCGCGCTGTCGTCCAGGTCTGCGGCGTCGAAGGTGTGCCCGTCGATCCATTCGATGGCCAGCGCGCTGACCTCGGGGGCGTAGGCGAGCACGGCCGGCGCGACGCCGGTCGAGGCCGCGGCGACGGCGTTGTGGTGCTCGGCGTCGCGATCGATGGTCAGCGCGGCGGACTGCGATGACGACAGGCGTACGACGAGCGGGCGGCCGCCGGCGGTGGTCACCTTGTAGTTGCGATTGGTGAGGCCGCCCGGGAGCAGGTCGGCCGTGAACGGCTCCATGCCGACACCGGGGATCAGGGACACCGCGACCGACAGCCGCGCGGCG
Above is a window of Mycobacteriales bacterium DNA encoding:
- a CDS encoding phosphotransferase — its product is MTAATRSLMTTASPPDSELDDAARLSVAVSLIPGVGMEPFTADLLPGGLTNRNYKVTTAGGRPLVVRLSSSQSAALTIDRDAEHHNAVAAASTGVAPAVLAYAPEVSALAIEWIDGHTFDAADLDDSATLVRVAETCRRLHAGPRFATDFDMFEVQRRYLDVVRSRGYRLPDDYLEFMPIVSVIRTALSVRAEPTVPCHNDLLAANLMSKGKRLWFIDYEYSGNGDPCFELGNLCSESHLSTDRLVELIAAYYGTATPGKIARAQLLGLMSNYGWTLWASIQAATSDLDFDFWAWGMDKYERALMFFKDPDLQDLITDVQEP
- a CDS encoding amino acid permease, which gives rise to MTDIAQLSEDERRLAELGYKQELSRTWSGFSNFAISFSIISILAGCFTTFGVGWNNGGPAAIFWSWPIIGGFILIIGFCMSELVSAFPTSGGIYWWASKLGGAKAGYYTGWLNLIGLLAIVASVAYGCATFFDLTMSTFSSSWASHYSLNRVFVEFMVVLILASLINIFSSHLLAILNNVSVWWHVFGALTVVAILIFVPGHHASLHTVATTRVNNTGFFSGRVGGAGFIFYVLPLAAILTQYTITGYDASAHLSEETKSAANSAAKGLWRSIFYSAIGGWILLLSFLFAVQDVSKVTAAGGAVNEIFTEALGTNWHGTVLLISTAGQFFCTVACMTSTTRMMFAFSRDGAVPGGRYWRTLNANKVPVYAVLASAVISVILTLPALAKVDIGGAPVPVAFFAVVSIGVIGLYVAFAIPIYYRWKAGDSFQGGDWTLGSKYKWMCIVALVEITLTSIIALLPTSLGGVPGETGFAMKYVNYTILVVPGALLILWAWWHLSVKNWFTGPKHTIDLPEQPAPAD
- a CDS encoding LLM class flavin-dependent oxidoreductase is translated as MRFGVSLPIFDRLADPVVLAELAAVAEQAGWDGVFVWDHLQYRPPITSATDPWIALAAMAARTERVLLGPMVTPLARRRPQVVARQLVALDQLARGRVIFGAGLGLDASGEEFSRFGEPTNVRLRAEMFDEALTVLGALLTGEPVNHEGRHYAASNVQFRPPPYRDRIPIWIAARWPNRAPMRRAARFDGVNVIDLGVEHLPAVLATIGAERPEGTAGFDVVVGAGPGADPRPWADAGATWLLTGFDAFTVTVAGVEAVLRNGPRR